The sequence AGACAATTAAGAGGTATGCAACAAATATAAATATTGTATGGTACGTGTAGTATACTCTAACAGAACTACAATTATGATTAACATTTATTAATGCATAAACCGGAACATTGACAGGACCACTATAAAACCTTCATAGTCAAAGATCTGCAAGGTAGCCAAGCTTTGACTGTATATCAATACAATAATTGATCTGTCAGGTAAGTTATTACCTACAGTGAAAAGTTTCAATCTACATTTGAAAAGCCTTTTTATACCatgtataaaataaattaaaaagggaaGCAGAAATTCTCCTTTTATACTTTGCAAACATAGTGGGTGCAATCCACTGAGTAGTTCTCCTGTACATGTCACGGTGACAATGAAAGGGAGCTGGACAAGAGCACTGCCATTCATTTCTATGTGGCCTCTGCAGGAGATCTTCTGGCTGAGTTGTGCCCATAATCAGTAGTTACATGGGTGTTCCTTTTACCTCCCCTTTGGTAAAACATATAAAGAGTTGACTTCATAGATTTTCAAAGTGTATAATACATATAAACAGAAAGATTTCAAAATGGGatgttttaaaaagtggattttaaATGTCAGACGTCTTCCACTTCCCATTGAGAAATTAagtttccccctcctcatttggaGTGTCAACAATAAAAACTTGCAAAATATTTGTACAATGAGCATAAacttccaaaataataaaaaaattcccctTATTAAAAGCTATCCCCATACTATTGGCATTATCACATTTTCAGCTGTCTATGGAAACAAGCAACCCATTAATCAGCTGCTAAGTGCTTCTCCCTTCAGCTCTTTACACTTCACTTCCAAAATCCCATAACCATGTACACATTTGCTAATAAACAGCACATGCCAGCTATATCTAAgcactttctatttatttcaaaaGGGGGTGAGTGTTGAGCACATGCTTCACTCCTACTGAGTTAAATAGGACATGtgaacaatcctatgcacacttgctcgggagtaagccctattgaactcagtgggacttacttcaaaAAATACCTGTGCACGATAGGGCTTCAAAAACACTTCCATATGACTGGACTGTGACCTCCATTTGCTGCCAGTTTGGTTACACGATTGTACATTGTAGCTTAAAAATAATTCATGGTCAAAAGATCGATTTCATATTTAAACGCAGTTATGTTcttcaaaaaaacagaaaaaaagaaaaacacagattTAAACATCACATTTAAGCATTCTGATCCCCACATTAAAGTAAAGCATTAAACTAAAACAGCATCAACAATTAATAACATTTAAATCAAGCAAGACGTTAGAAGTTGAACGTGAAAGGAGAGGAAAAGTGACTACAGAGTATCCTACACCTAGAGTCCCTCTGTGGAAAGAGTACATTCGCTTTATTGCCCGTTCTTGCTGTTGGATGGATGGCCACTGAATGACACAAGATGCCGATAGTTCTCTTTCCAGCTCTTTTCACCACTGTTGCCAGCTGAAGTCGTCGTTGCTGCCAAATACCAAGAAAAACCCTAGGATGGTAGCAAAGATGACTGTGTTTCCTGTGAGGACAAGCGCACAGGCTCCCCAGCGAATCTATGGTCGAGGGGGAAAGGAGAGTTACATGGCATATacaaagaagcaaacaaacatgtatacaTTATGCTACCTATTAAGCTGCAACCAACGTAATTGAATGGAAGAAGCTCCTTCCATTCACAGAGTGATTACATTGGATGCAAGCCACTTCTTACATTTATAATATTTGCTTATATGTGGAACCCATTGTTCTTAGGAGCTCAGAGGGTTCCCAGGTGGCATCCCAAATAGATCCTGTTTAGGGCCAAATCCTATTTGTTTCAACAGTTTTATGTGCCTGATACCATAATCTGGGCTCTATATCTGCCAGATGCTCTGACAAATAATCTAGAGTCCTGCCTACAAACTTTATGAACTACCCAACATCGTTTGACCTGTTCTATGCTTCTCACTTTTTAAACAAACAGAACACCACAGTGAAACACAGGCTCAAAAGGAGGAATTACTAACCAGCAGTGCTCTGGCAAACACAATTGGGAGCCCAAATGCTGAGACAACAATGCCCGTCGTAAGAAATATGGCAAGTTCCTTGCAGGCATTACTTGTAGCATCTGTGTCTTCGACGACTCTTCTTGCTATGCAATACGGAATTGGAGAAAGGGTGTAGAAGAACAGGACAAAGAGAGGCCAATAttcgctagaagaaaagaaagcaaataacATTTTACAGGTATTCTTCCTCTTGTCCTCAGAGTATCTTTAGATAAAGTCTGCCTTTACAATACAcagcaaaacacaataaaacagccaCACCCATATATAAGCAATGTAATAATTCATGATAATGCAAATAAAAGTCATGTGCAAAGACAGCTGGGGAAAATACAAGTCCAACAAAACATCTAACCCAAGGCTTGGTGCCCTTTGGGATAGGAGGGACCATTTTTTTAGGGCCAGATGAGATACATGGTAAGAAAGCTTAGGCCAGTTTGATGCTCAGACCTAATATGACAGTTTTTGAAATAATCTCTTAACATTGGTATCTCCACCTTAAGGAGAACAAATTTATTAAGCATATAAGCAACTGTTCAACCGGAGTAACAAAATTGATGCATTGAAGAGAGTGGAATAGAAAGTCATATGATTTGTTTCAATTTATAGTTCaggctgttaaaggtaaaggtaaagggacccctgacctttaggtccagtcgtgaccgactctagggttgcggagctcctctcgctttattggccaagggagccggcgtacagcttctgggtcatgtggccagcatgactaagccgcttctggcgaaccagagcagtccacggaaaccccgtttaccttcctgccggagcggtacctatttatctacttgcattctgacgtgctttcgaacccaAAGCTATATTGTAGGGCAGATTGAAGCTGTGAAGTCACTCTGTTTATTGCTTTAGGACTCTTCAGAAGAATAAACTTTTTGGATTGCACCCTGAGAGGCTTTCTATCTCCAAGTCTATTCACGATTCCGAGATAAGTCAATGTGGTGCTcctcagatattgctggactccaacccccataaACTCCAGCCAGTACGGCAAAAAGGCAGAAATAATGGGATAGTCCGGCAGTGCCGGGAGGTCAAATTGGCTAACCCTGAACTATCCAATATGGATTACAATAAACAGAGCACCTTTGTAGCTGCAAATTACAACTAGAATTTCATCACATAGCTAGAGTCTATGCTCAGTTGGCATATGTTGGGAAGGGCTATGGCAGAAGACCCTGGTTTCAATCTCTGGCATTGACAGACAGGTCTGGAAGACAGTCTGAAACGCTAAAGAGTCTGCAGTTAATGCTGATGTTACTGACTTTGCAGACTAATTGTCTGATTTGACATAAGACCACAGCTTGTTTCTTTTTCTCACTCAAAAGTATCAACAAAAGGGTGCTAGTGATTTGCCAGAATTGGTGTtggttttgtttgcttatttaaacCCAATAGCTACGAAGGAAGAAAAGAGAGttagaaattaaaaaggaaactaAGACAACAGCAAACAAGAATATGCTTTTGAAAATGCATTACTTGTACTGCGGAAGGGCACAACCAAGCATCAGGAACATTAGTCCAACTGCTCCCCCAAAGGACAGGCTAATCAAAGCTGTAAAGACAGACATAAAACTGTATCAGTCCTCCAAAATATTTGATCAGTTTTTCCCCTCTACTAACAAGAACTGCGGGCAGAAGGGAGACCAGAGTACTGCTTCTATTCCTCTCATCAATAGCCTTCTCGTTCAGTCACTTTGAATATACCATACAACACAATAGCAAAGATGCAACTCCAGCTTGGAAAAAAGTAAGAGGGGGGCAATACAAAATAGTGTAAATGGCCCCCTTTCCAAAAATTACATCTATATAAGCTGTGAACTGCTTTGACAGCTCCTGGTAGAACGTTCTTTATGAAAATAATACAAGTAATGCATTATGTGAGATGAAAAACAGTTATATTTACACTTTATAAATTTGATGCTGATAATTGGGGATCTCAGGACTGTTCTGTTGTATTTAGGTACTGCTGGTGAGAACCCAATTTTATGCTGGGTTGCTGCTGATTTCACGGAAAGGAAGGACATCAGTAAATAAATTACTAAATGATATTGACTTAACTGTTAAGACTGCAAAAGTGTTAGCATTTATATAGCCTTTTCCGGCTGTTCATAGTTCTACGCAAAAATTACATCCATCATTCCTACAACATCTCTGTAAGGTAGATGAATATTATTTTCTCAATATTTCAGACTGGGACTGACGTGGAGACAAAGTAGCTTACCTAAGTATACCCAGCAAGTTCAAGACAAAAGCAAAATCCTatgtactataataataataataataataataataataataataataataataataataatttatatcccgccctccccagccgaagccgggctcagggcggctaacaacaataaaacagtacaaaagtacagcataaacaacactctaaaatcattcattataaaattaattaattcataagATGAAGTCTCATTTTTGAACTCAAAAAGGCTTACTTTTGTGTTAATTTATATAAGTTTGTGTATTAAGGTATCAGCACTTCCCTGTTGTCTggcccagtaaaggtaaaggtaaagggacccctgaccattaggtccagtcgtggatgactctggggttgcagcgctcatctcgctttattggccgagggagccggcgtacagccatgtggccatcgcccagcccttcccggttagcttttataagccaggatgggcaaggatcaaggagacaggtggctggtttcacttgtccaagcagcctgtccacatcctcggaggtaacagattggaattgatcccacgcaatttgactagacaggactctagcactctcccatccCGGCCCTGacccacggtggcgtctacctcttcccacagcaccacccgcgtctcttcTGCCCCAGTATCACTGACCAAATCAGTGACATTTCTCATAAAGCCACTCCACTTTCTTTTATTCTTGCTTGCAATGTACCAAATCTCTTTCCTATTTACCAAACTTAGCCCAGCCTCCCTCCAAGTATGTATGCATATTGCTATTTAAAGGGGTAAGATTAACATTGTGAACCACTTCAAGATGAGAGACAAATAAGAAATGTGTCAAATAAACAGTTATTTAAATTGCACAGGAGCCTCATCTTCCTCCTTTGCATCTGGTAACTTAGTAGGTTGCAAGATCAAGTTTACTGGAATGGATTCAGTGCTTCTCAAACCAGCTGTTGTTGtatacaactcctatcatccctagctatcacctctagctagcaggtctgggatgatgggagctgtagcccaaccaCAGCTAGGGGTCCAAGTCTGAGAAACATTGGCAAACCTATGTGTGTTACTTAATCAGAAAATTCTTCCAAGCTAAATGGTACTGAATTCCAGAAGAAGCTGCATAGTCTAATGCAACAAAACCATCAAAAAGTCATTTCCCTCCTCAGACTAACCAATTCATTGTGACAGGATCTTTAGTGGGAGAGACCAGGTTCATCGTTTATGCTGCAGTAAATGTGTAGCTGCAATCTTACATGCACTTATTTGGCAGCCCCACTGCACTCAGCGGGGCATTGCGTCTGCCTGGAAAGGCAGAGGATCACAATGTTTCTTGCATTTTAAGGTACCGCAAAGCTTGGCTGATAGAGTTTACCCATGTCCATTCCCACGAGTGTGCATTGGTTTGCGGTCCAAAGGTTTGCAGAGCCCAAGATTTCATTTTGCATGACAACTGGGATACCTTCGGAGAGCTGACAAGaagggcaatacagtggtacctcgggttaagtacttaattcgttctggaggtccgttcttaacctgaaactgttcttaacctgaagcaccactttagctagtggggcctcctgttgctgccgcgccgccggagcccaatttctgttcttatcatgaagcaaagttcttaacctgaagcactatttctgggttagcagagtctgtaacctgaagcgtatgtaacccgaggtaccactgtaacaataacaataattttgtgttatttttatattgcatttttatgttgtgaacataCGCATGAGAAggtcagtatacaaatttaataattaacaGTAACATTAAGATGTCATCCCTTCCCTGTTCTGCCCCAGTACCTGGCTCTGGGggaagtggggtggtggtggtggggaaatactatctctgcacatgctctggagCTGCATCTCCTACACCCGCTAACTCGGAAAGTTAAAACTCCTGTGAGGCGGGCCTTGCTTCCGGCAACAACACTGGGCTCGCCTTGCGACCCGGCCCATGCCTAGGGATGTCGGAAACGGACTTGAGGGGTGGGGAGCGCCAACCCCACACAGGCCTCCAAATGTGGGTCCAGGTATTGGGGGCAGCAGAGAAAGAAACAAACGAGACACTCTCTCCGTTTGCGCGCTTTTCTAGCCAAGCGGCGCATCCTCACAGGCGGGGAAGGCGCACGTTGCCATGGAAACAACGCGGTCcctcttctctgccccccccccccgccagaagACGTCACCGCCAGGGCAGAGGGGCGACGTCCTTTCCCGGGCCTGGCacggaagacccccccccccgcgccccgcCTTGCTCCGAGG is a genomic window of Podarcis muralis chromosome 17, rPodMur119.hap1.1, whole genome shotgun sequence containing:
- the LEPROTL1 gene encoding leptin receptor overlapping transcript-like 1; its protein translation is MAGIKALISLSFGGAVGLMFLMLGCALPQYNEYWPLFVLFFYTLSPIPYCIARRVVEDTDATSNACKELAIFLTTGIVVSAFGLPIVFARALLIRWGACALVLTGNTVIFATILGFFLVFGSNDDFSWQQW